A window of Dehalogenimonas sp. WBC-2 genomic DNA:
ACCGGGATGGCAACCACACATCAATACGCCGTCAGCACCTTTGGTCAGGGCATCAATTACTAGATTAGGATGCACCATACCGGAACACATTACCCGTATAATCCGCACATTAGGCGGGTATTGAATCCTGGAAACTCCCGCCAGATCCGCCGCCGCATATGAACACCAGTTACAGGCAAAACAAATAATAAGAGGCTGATAGCCCTTCTCCTGAACAATCTCCGTAGTATCTAAAGTATTCATCGTACTCATTATTATTATCCTTTATGCCGGAATAAGAACCGTTGACACCATGTCAGATAATTCATCCAGATCGTAATTCTTGACCATAATACCCTTCTTGGGACAGGTTGCCATACAAACGCCGCAACCATGACACAGGGCTGGATCGGATTCCACCGTCTTTTTAATGACACCCTTATAAGCATATTCAATCAGGGTGATAGCGTCATACGGACAGGGATCAACGCAATAGGCGCAACCATCACAATTATCATCCAGCACTTCAGACACGCAGGCATCAAGCTGTATCTGATCTCTGGAAAGAATAGCCATAGCCTTGGCAGCGGCTGCACCGGCCTGGGCAATAGATTCATCTGCCAACTTCGGCCCATGAGCCAGTCCGGCTAGAAAAACGCCCTCAACAAGAGAGTCCACCGGTCTCAACTTGATATGAGCCTCCATTAGGAAGCCGTCTTCGGAATGCGGTAGCTTCATTAGCTTGGCCAGGCTCTGATCTGCATCGGGTATAATACCAGCTGACAGGACAACCAATTCGGTTGGGATTTTCAATTTTGCTTTCAATATAGGGTCAACAACTGAAACACTAAGTTTATCGCTGAGGTTAGTTACCACCGGTCTTTCGTTTTCTTTGTAACGGAGGAAACGTACGCCGAGCTTGCGGGCACGACTGTATTCAGCTTCATGAAGGCTATACGCCCGGATGTCCCTATACATTATGAAAACCTCAGTCTCAGGCTGACGCGCTTTAAGTTTCACCGCATTCTTGATGGCCTGAACGCAACACAGACGGCTGCAATACGGATGATCCTCATTACGCGACCCAACGCATTGAATCATCACCACCGTCCGGGCAGCGATCTTTTCATTGGCTAAGCGCTCTTCCAACTCCAATTGCGTTATGACCCGCGGATCTTGCCCATACAGATATTCAGACGGCTTATACTCGGAGGCACCTGAAGCTACGATGGCAGCACCCACTTTAATCTTGTGTGCCTTTCCTTCAGTATTGAATTCGACCGCAAAATTGCCGGATGAGCCATCAAATGCAGTTACAGAAGTATTGAAATGCAATTCTATATTAGGGTGTACCTTGATACGTTCGGTCATTTCTTTAAGTTTGGTTTGTGGCTCCTCACCGGGTTCCCCAAACTTCACGCGTCGTAAATTACCGCCAAGTTCATCCGTTTTCTCAAGAAGATAGGTCTTGTAACCGGCATCGGCAAGGTCAAGGGCAGCCGTCATACCGGCCAGACCGCCTCCAATAACCAGCCCGTCATTGCATACTGAAACATGTCCCGGGTAGAGGGGTTTGAGGTGAGTTGCCTTGACCGTCGCCAGACGGATAATATCTTTGGCTTTAGCTGTAGCTTCAGCCGGCTGATTCATATGCACCCATGAACATTGGTTGCGGATATTGGCAATTTCCAGCAAATATGGGTTGAGTCCGGCCTCACGCATGGTATCCTGGAACAATCCTTCATGAGTGCGGGGCGTGCAGGCGGCGATGACCACCCTGTTTAAATCATGTTCGATAATAGCTTGTTTGATCTTCTCTCCGGCATCGGTAGCACAGGCAAAAAGGGTATCGGTAACATAAGCCACATTCGGTATAGTATTGGCGTAATCTACAACCTCAGGGATATTGACTACCGAGGATATATTTTTCCCGCAGTGGCAAACAAATACACCTGTCCGAAGTCCACCTTCACCTTGTGTCCGCTCCTCAGGATATGTCCGCTCCGTAAGCAACTCACCTTTTTTGTCGGCTAAAAGCGCCAACACCTTGGAGGCAGCCGCGCCAGCCTGAATAACCGTTTCCGGTATATCTTTAGGCCCAGTGAAAACACCGACAGCATAAATGCCTTCTTTAGTAGTGGTTACCGGGTCCAATCCATCAGTGACACAAAAACCATCCGGGGTCAATTTGACGTCAAACTTCTTCGCCAGAGCTTGACCGGATTTTGACGGACGTAACCCACAGGAAAGATTTACCAGTTCAAAGTTTTCTTCATTCAGTTGACCTTGCTCATCCTGGTAACGGATAACTATTTCATTGCTCAAAGGTATTTGCTTAAGGGACGATGGTTGACAACGGATATAACGGACACCGGCTTTCACGGCCCGTTCATAATAGGATTCAAACCCCTTGCCATATGCCCTGATATCAATGAAGAAGATTGCGACATCTATTTCAGGGTGGTGTTCTTTCAAAATCAGCGCTTCTTTGGTGGCATACATGCAGCATACCGCGGAACAAAAATCAGCCTCGGTTTCCCTAGAACCGACGCACTGGATAAAAGCTACCTTGCGCGGTAATTGCTTGTTTGAAAGGCGCATCACTTCACCGGCAGAAGGGCCAGAGGCTGAAAGCATACGCTCAAATTGCAGGCTGGTCAGCACATCAGGATAACGGCCGTAACCTAACTGCGGTTTTTCCGAGGCATCAAACAAGTCATAACCGGGCGCTAATATAACAGCACCGACATTAAGTTCTAATTCTTCATCTTGCTGATCCAGAAGAATGGCACCAGCCTCGCAGAACTTTTCACAGGCGCGACACCCTTTGCCTTTTTTAAAGTAGATACAGCTATCTTTATCAATTATCGGTACATTGGGCACCGCTTGGGCGTAAAGCGTATATATCGCCTTACGCTTGGACAGACCATGGTCAAACTCATTGGTAGTTTTAGCCGGACACTTTTCAATACAAACATTACAGCCAGTGCATTTGTCTTCATCAACGAAGCGGGCCTTCTGTAGTATTTTAACTCTAAAATTCCCGGCTTCACCTTTGTAGCTCACAACACTGGCATTTGTAAGAAGTTCAATATTAAGATGACGGTCAATGGAAACCAGACGGGGTGATACGGTGCACATGGCGCAGTCATTGGTTGGAAAGGTTTTATCCAACTCAACCATTTTACCGCCGATAGCCGGGGCTTCATCCAATAGATAAACTTTGATGCCGGCTTCAGCCAGATCAAGTGCCGCCTGCATACCGCCAACACCACCACCAACCACCAGTGCAGCCCCGACTTTAGTCTTGTCAACCATGCTTAAGCTGCCCTCGCCAGAACTTTTTCAGATTCAACAAAATGTTTACCCAGCATCAATTCCCGTTCTGGCACACCAAGAGCCAGGGCAATAAGCTCGGTGAAATAATAGATTGGCATTTCATATGTCTTGCCTTGTTTGGCTAAATCTTCTTGACGGATATCGAGATTCAATTGACAAAAAGTGCAGGGCACCGCAACAGCGGAGGCGCCAACTGCCTTGGCATCATCCAGAATGCGCGATGTCAACTTCATCACTGCATCAGGGCGGGTGATAGAAAGAGAACCGCCGCAACACTCCACTTTATGAGACCAGTCCAGAGTGGGGATACCAACGGCGTTGAGTATCTTATCCATTGTCATGGGGTATTCAGGATTGTCCCGAAACCCGGTTTGACTATGAGGACGTACCAAAAGGCAACCGTAGTAGCTGACTATCTTTAAATGAGATAAATCCCGCTTGACCAGACTCTTTAAGCGGGTAAGATTTTCTTCCATGGCCAGTATTTCCAACGGGTGCAATACTGAAATAGGGCGTTCAAACTTATGCTCGATTATCTCTTCAATTTCATGTTTAAGTCTCAGGTCACCTTTATCTTCAAACTGAGCCACCTTGAAACGGTTATAACAGGCCGTGCAGGGAACAATAACTTCAGACAGTCCCATCTTGTCTATCTCTGCCAGGTTCTTAAGCGGCAGGGTGTCGGCTAGTAGTACGGAAGCATTATGAGCTAATGTCGAACCGCAACAAACCCAGTTCTTGGGTTCTTCCAGTTCTATTCCCATTGCCTTGAAAACCTTTTGCAATGAATGGTTATATTCCTTGCCGGTAGTACGCAAGGAGCAACTGTTATAATAGGCGTATTTCATGAACCAGCCAGCTCCCGTTCTTTCTTGGCAACTTTTGCAAAGAGTTTTTTCATCTCACGGGAATTCTGGAAATGAGGCACCAAATCCAGCTTGCCTTTACTGAGCATCCGTAACCCCATATTCATATCCCGGCTAAGAGTACCGGTTCTTATGCTTAATAAACCCGCCACACCAGCTTCATACATCATCCCAAAATTTTTCACTAGGGAAAGTCCGGTTTTATAAAACTCAGCAACCGCTGGTTCCTTG
This region includes:
- a CDS encoding Cob--CoM heterodisulfide reductase subunit D, yielding MSTMNTLDTTEIVQEKGYQPLIICFACNWCSYAAADLAGVSRIQYPPNVRIIRVMCSGMVHPNLVIDALTKGADGVLMCGCHPGDCHYREGNLRAESRAEAIQLMLQDFGLEEERYRLEWVSASEGARFAQIVTDMVAQLKALGPSPYKT
- a CDS encoding Cob--CoM heterodisulfide reductase subunit A, producing the protein MVDKTKVGAALVVGGGVGGMQAALDLAEAGIKVYLLDEAPAIGGKMVELDKTFPTNDCAMCTVSPRLVSIDRHLNIELLTNASVVSYKGEAGNFRVKILQKARFVDEDKCTGCNVCIEKCPAKTTNEFDHGLSKRKAIYTLYAQAVPNVPIIDKDSCIYFKKGKGCRACEKFCEAGAILLDQQDEELELNVGAVILAPGYDLFDASEKPQLGYGRYPDVLTSLQFERMLSASGPSAGEVMRLSNKQLPRKVAFIQCVGSRETEADFCSAVCCMYATKEALILKEHHPEIDVAIFFIDIRAYGKGFESYYERAVKAGVRYIRCQPSSLKQIPLSNEIVIRYQDEQGQLNEENFELVNLSCGLRPSKSGQALAKKFDVKLTPDGFCVTDGLDPVTTTKEGIYAVGVFTGPKDIPETVIQAGAAASKVLALLADKKGELLTERTYPEERTQGEGGLRTGVFVCHCGKNISSVVNIPEVVDYANTIPNVAYVTDTLFACATDAGEKIKQAIIEHDLNRVVIAACTPRTHEGLFQDTMREAGLNPYLLEIANIRNQCSWVHMNQPAEATAKAKDIIRLATVKATHLKPLYPGHVSVCNDGLVIGGGLAGMTAALDLADAGYKTYLLEKTDELGGNLRRVKFGEPGEEPQTKLKEMTERIKVHPNIELHFNTSVTAFDGSSGNFAVEFNTEGKAHKIKVGAAIVASGASEYKPSEYLYGQDPRVITQLELEERLANEKIAARTVVMIQCVGSRNEDHPYCSRLCCVQAIKNAVKLKARQPETEVFIMYRDIRAYSLHEAEYSRARKLGVRFLRYKENERPVVTNLSDKLSVSVVDPILKAKLKIPTELVVLSAGIIPDADQSLAKLMKLPHSEDGFLMEAHIKLRPVDSLVEGVFLAGLAHGPKLADESIAQAGAAAAKAMAILSRDQIQLDACVSEVLDDNCDGCAYCVDPCPYDAITLIEYAYKGVIKKTVESDPALCHGCGVCMATCPKKGIMVKNYDLDELSDMVSTVLIPA
- a CDS encoding Cob--CoM heterodisulfide reductase subunit B, coding for MKYAYYNSCSLRTTGKEYNHSLQKVFKAMGIELEEPKNWVCCGSTLAHNASVLLADTLPLKNLAEIDKMGLSEVIVPCTACYNRFKVAQFEDKGDLRLKHEIEEIIEHKFERPISVLHPLEILAMEENLTRLKSLVKRDLSHLKIVSYYGCLLVRPHSQTGFRDNPEYPMTMDKILNAVGIPTLDWSHKVECCGGSLSITRPDAVMKLTSRILDDAKAVGASAVAVPCTFCQLNLDIRQEDLAKQGKTYEMPIYYFTELIALALGVPERELMLGKHFVESEKVLARAA